The genomic DNA GTAGGTGGCCACCCGGCGCCGCATCGTGCGCATGCGCCGGGCCAGCTCGTGCGGCGTGGACCGCATGGCCGCCATCATCTGGCGCTTGACGTCCTCCACGTCGTAGGGGTTGACGAGGTAGGCCTGCCGCAGCTCGTCGGCCGCCCCGGCGAACTCACTGAGCACCAGCGCCCCGGACAGGTCGTGGTGGCACGACACGTACTCCTTGGCCACCAGGTTCATCCCGTCGCGCAGCGGGGTGACGACCATGACGTCGGCGGCCAGGTAGAGGGCGGCCAGCTCCTCACGGCCGTACGACTGGTGGAAGTACTGCACCGGCTGCAGGCCGAGCGTCGAGTGCTCGCCGTTGATCCGGCCCACCTGGAGCTCGATGTCGTCGCGCAGCCGCCGGTACTCCTCCACCCGCTCGCGGCTGGGCGTGGCGATCTGCACGAACACCGCCTCTCCCGGCGCGAGCGTCCCCTCCTCCAGCAGCTCGCGGAAGGCCTCCAGCCGCTGGCCGATGCCCTTGGTGTAGTCGAGCCGGTCCACGCCGAGCAGCACGTGCTCGGGGTCGCCCAGCTCGGCCCTGATCTCCTTGGCGCGCTGGATGATGTGCGGCTCGCGGACGAGGGTGTCGAGCTCGCCGAAGTCGACGGAGATGGGGAACGCGGCGGTGGTGACGACCCGGTCGTCGAGGAAGAGCTCGTTCCCCTTGTACGGCAGGCCGAGCAGCCTGCGGCACAGCCGCCGGAAGTTGGAGGCGCCACCGGGCAACTGGAAGCCGACCAGGTCGGCGCCGAGCAGGCCCTCGACCAGCTCCTTGCGCCATGGCAGCCGCCAGAACAGCTCCACCGGCGGGAACGGGATGTGCAGGAAGAACCCGATGCGCAGGTCGGGCCGGAGCTTGCGCAGCATGGCGGGCACGAGCTGCAGCTGGTAGTCCTGCACCCACACCACCGCGCCCTCGTCGGCGGCCTCGGCCGCGGCGACGGCGAAGCGCTCGTTGACGGCGCGGTAGGCGTCCCACATCTCGCGCTCGAAGATCGCGGGCGCGACCACGTCGTGGTACAGGGGCCAGAGCGTGGCGTTGGAGAAGCCCTCGTAGTAGAGCTCGACCTCGCGGGCCGACAGCGGCACCGGGATGAGGTTCATCCCGTCCTGTTCCAGCGGCTCCAGCGTCTCGTCGGGCGCGCCGTGCCACCCGAGCCAGGCGCCGTGGCGGCGCTGCATCACCGGTGCGATGGCGGTGACCAGCCCGCCGGGGCTCCTGCGCCATGAGGCCGTTCCGTCGGGCTCGATCGACCGGTCGACCGGCAACCGGTTGGCGACGATCAGAAACGAGCTACGGCCATTCACCCAAGTCCTCCTAGGCTCTGCTGTCCGGAAGCCGCGCTGTGCGGCTCACGGCGTCCGCCGCCGGCCTGCGGTCCGCGCGGGACCGGTCACGGCGATCGAGCGGCTGGTGGGGCCCAAGGAGCGGCCGGCCACGACCGAGGT from Nonomuraea muscovyensis includes the following:
- a CDS encoding alpha,alpha-trehalose-phosphate synthase (UDP-forming), whose product is MNGRSSFLIVANRLPVDRSIEPDGTASWRRSPGGLVTAIAPVMQRRHGAWLGWHGAPDETLEPLEQDGMNLIPVPLSAREVELYYEGFSNATLWPLYHDVVAPAIFEREMWDAYRAVNERFAVAAAEAADEGAVVWVQDYQLQLVPAMLRKLRPDLRIGFFLHIPFPPVELFWRLPWRKELVEGLLGADLVGFQLPGGASNFRRLCRRLLGLPYKGNELFLDDRVVTTAAFPISVDFGELDTLVREPHIIQRAKEIRAELGDPEHVLLGVDRLDYTKGIGQRLEAFRELLEEGTLAPGEAVFVQIATPSRERVEEYRRLRDDIELQVGRINGEHSTLGLQPVQYFHQSYGREELAALYLAADVMVVTPLRDGMNLVAKEYVSCHHDLSGALVLSEFAGAADELRQAYLVNPYDVEDVKRQMMAAMRSTPHELARRMRTMRRRVATYDVDRWASEFLNALESPASEPATSRTASWQSD